The following coding sequences are from one Streptomyces sp. V3I7 window:
- a CDS encoding NADPH-dependent F420 reductase, with protein MKIGIIGAGNIGGNLTRRLSALGHDVSVANSRGPHTLTALGAETGATPVPVEQAARNAEVVVVTVPMKALPDLPQGVLDEAADGVAVIDTCNYYPKERDGRIPGIEDEGITESRWTERQIGHPVIKAFNGTFAQDIVDRPRPADAPDRMALPVAGDDEDAKRVVMELIDELGFDPVDAGGIDDSWRQQPGTPVYGLREGLEQVKQALTEATPERPAEFRG; from the coding sequence ATGAAGATCGGCATCATCGGCGCGGGCAACATCGGCGGCAACCTCACCCGGCGGCTCAGCGCCCTCGGCCATGACGTGTCCGTGGCCAACTCCCGCGGCCCGCACACCCTCACCGCCCTGGGCGCGGAGACCGGCGCGACGCCCGTGCCCGTCGAGCAGGCCGCGCGCAACGCCGAGGTCGTCGTCGTCACGGTCCCCATGAAGGCGCTCCCCGACCTGCCGCAGGGCGTGCTGGACGAGGCGGCGGACGGTGTCGCGGTGATCGACACCTGCAACTACTACCCCAAGGAACGCGACGGCCGTATCCCGGGGATCGAGGACGAGGGCATCACCGAGAGCCGCTGGACCGAGCGGCAGATCGGCCACCCCGTGATCAAGGCCTTCAACGGCACCTTCGCCCAGGACATCGTGGACCGCCCCCGCCCGGCCGACGCCCCCGACCGCATGGCCCTGCCGGTCGCCGGGGACGACGAGGACGCCAAGCGCGTCGTCATGGAACTGATCGACGAACTCGGCTTTGACCCGGTCGACGCGGGCGGCATCGACGACTCCTGGCGTCAGCAGCCGGGCACCCCGGTGTACGGCCTGCGCGAGGGGCTCGAGCAGGTGAAGCAGGCCCTGACGGAGGCGACACCGGAGCGGCCGGCGGAGTTCCGCGGCTGA
- a CDS encoding EF-hand domain-containing protein, translating to MADIDEARKQFQRIDADGDGFITAAEFKTALAQAGDWNVTESVAEALIKARDINSDKVLSFDEFWAYLSK from the coding sequence GTGGCGGACATCGACGAGGCACGCAAGCAGTTCCAGCGGATCGATGCGGACGGCGACGGGTTCATCACCGCCGCCGAGTTCAAGACCGCCCTGGCGCAGGCGGGTGACTGGAACGTCACCGAGTCGGTCGCGGAGGCCCTCATCAAGGCCCGTGACATCAACAGCGACAAGGTTCTGTCGTTCGACGAGTTCTGGGCCTACCTGAGCAAGTGA
- a CDS encoding mechanosensitive ion channel family protein, whose amino-acid sequence MPTTHLPVQPGSAAPVTLTASWPSWVEDHTAALVETPLRIALIVVVLALVRWIAKRAITRVVQHILEPPRGERAQRRSHQGAPVLHRDPSSAPRRREQRARTIGSVLSSAVTIVLFLLGTAMILDQVGIALGPLLASAGVVGLAIGFGAQSLVADYLSGLLIMLEDQYGVGDTVDLGEAVGEVEHIGLRLTHVRDLNGGLWHIRNGEILRVRNDSQDWARAVLDVAVAYDADLDAVYDVLESTGHALREAPAFAGLLLEDPSVWGVQSLDTDRVVVRMAVRTAPLQQWAVTRELRRRVKEALDAAGIDIPFPQRTVWLRAEDEAAVPAARRR is encoded by the coding sequence GTGCCGACAACGCACCTGCCCGTCCAGCCCGGTTCGGCCGCGCCCGTCACCCTGACCGCGTCCTGGCCGAGCTGGGTGGAGGACCACACCGCCGCGCTGGTGGAGACACCCCTGCGCATCGCCCTCATCGTCGTCGTGCTCGCGCTGGTCCGCTGGATCGCGAAGCGGGCCATCACCCGGGTCGTGCAGCACATCCTGGAACCCCCGCGGGGCGAGCGCGCGCAGCGGCGCTCCCACCAGGGCGCGCCCGTGCTGCACCGTGATCCGTCCAGCGCCCCGCGGCGCCGCGAGCAGCGGGCGCGCACCATCGGCTCGGTCCTCAGCAGCGCGGTGACGATCGTGCTGTTCCTGCTCGGTACCGCGATGATCCTCGACCAGGTCGGCATCGCGCTGGGGCCGCTGCTGGCCAGCGCCGGCGTGGTCGGCCTGGCGATCGGCTTCGGCGCCCAGAGCCTGGTCGCCGACTACCTCTCCGGGCTCCTCATCATGCTGGAGGACCAGTACGGCGTCGGTGACACCGTCGACCTCGGCGAGGCCGTGGGCGAGGTCGAGCACATCGGCCTGCGCCTGACCCACGTCCGCGACCTTAACGGCGGCCTGTGGCACATCCGCAACGGTGAGATCCTGCGCGTCCGCAACGACAGCCAGGACTGGGCGCGCGCCGTCCTGGACGTCGCCGTCGCCTACGACGCCGACCTGGACGCCGTCTACGACGTGCTGGAGTCCACCGGCCACGCCCTGCGTGAGGCCCCCGCCTTCGCCGGCCTGCTGCTCGAGGACCCGAGCGTGTGGGGCGTGCAGTCCCTGGACACCGACCGCGTGGTCGTCCGCATGGCCGTGCGCACCGCGCCCCTGCAGCAGTGGGCCGTGACCCGCGAGCTGCGCCGCCGGGTCAAGGAGGCCCTCGACGCCGCCGGCATCGACATCCCCTTCCCGCAGCGCACCGTCTGGCTCCGCGCGGAGGACGAGGCGGCGGTACCGGCCGCACGCCGGCGGTGA
- a CDS encoding GH25 family lysozyme → MLHGIDVSAFQSSNYDTDGSSFVFIKATEGRSYVNPKLSSQTKTGRDAELVVGFYHFLWPGHIGAQAEYFLKHAPEKAGDILAVDWETTGDGTHASNAEKDLFIRKVKELRPNHQVVLYTNRNYWLNVDTTSYAGDGLWIADYVSAGHPRIKAKWRFHQYTSEPHDKNVAAFESKAALRKWATDA, encoded by the coding sequence ATGCTGCACGGCATCGACGTGAGCGCGTTCCAGTCCTCGAACTACGACACCGACGGCAGCTCCTTCGTCTTCATCAAGGCGACGGAGGGACGTTCGTACGTCAACCCCAAGCTCAGCTCGCAGACCAAGACCGGCCGTGACGCCGAACTGGTCGTCGGCTTCTACCACTTCCTGTGGCCGGGCCACATCGGCGCGCAGGCCGAGTACTTCCTCAAGCACGCCCCGGAGAAGGCGGGCGACATCCTCGCCGTCGACTGGGAGACGACCGGCGACGGCACGCACGCCAGCAACGCGGAGAAGGACCTGTTCATCCGCAAGGTCAAGGAGCTGCGGCCGAACCACCAGGTCGTCCTCTACACCAACCGGAACTACTGGCTGAACGTCGACACGACGTCCTACGCCGGCGACGGCCTCTGGATCGCCGACTACGTCAGCGCCGGCCACCCGCGCATCAAGGCCAAGTGGCGCTTCCACCAGTACACCAGCGAGCCGCACGACAAGAACGTGGCCGCCTTCGAGAGCAAGGCCGCCCTGCGGAAGTGGGCCACGGACGCGTGA
- a CDS encoding GNAT family N-acetyltransferase: MAETLRDILDAAARGVFPPADGRTTVLAQPSPRDAGVLALTAHSVVFTDEDPRWVHETLRATECDALAATMNARFLAALMDRTGRPCDTIDVLLVGSPLPGETELVLKEIGDPAHPRVVSAHRRRDEVRVWTADGGVLVLGCGVAGRLEVAVEVDEGVRHRGLGRALVTAARQLAREPVWAQVSAGNARSLRAFQAAGYRPVGSEALLVSARGGSTGC, from the coding sequence GTGGCGGAGACCTTGCGGGACATTCTCGACGCGGCGGCGCGCGGCGTCTTCCCTCCGGCGGACGGACGTACGACCGTGCTGGCGCAGCCCTCGCCGCGGGACGCGGGCGTGCTCGCGCTCACCGCCCACTCGGTGGTCTTCACGGACGAGGACCCGCGCTGGGTGCACGAGACGCTGCGGGCGACCGAGTGCGACGCGCTGGCCGCGACGATGAACGCGCGGTTCCTCGCCGCGCTGATGGACCGCACGGGCCGCCCGTGCGACACGATCGACGTGCTCCTGGTGGGCTCGCCGCTGCCGGGCGAGACGGAGTTGGTCCTGAAGGAGATCGGCGATCCGGCTCATCCCCGCGTGGTCAGCGCGCACCGGCGGCGCGACGAGGTCCGGGTGTGGACGGCGGACGGCGGCGTGCTCGTGCTGGGCTGCGGCGTCGCGGGTCGGCTGGAGGTCGCCGTCGAGGTGGACGAGGGGGTACGGCACCGGGGGCTGGGCCGGGCCCTGGTGACGGCGGCGCGACAGCTCGCGCGGGAGCCGGTGTGGGCCCAGGTGTCGGCGGGGAACGCCCGCAGTCTGCGGGCGTTCCAGGCGGCCGGCTACCGGCCCGTGGGCTCCGAGGCGCTGCTGGTCAGTGCCAGGGGTGGTAGTACGGGTTGCTGA